Genomic window (Phragmites australis chromosome 5, lpPhrAust1.1, whole genome shotgun sequence):
CTGTCACACCTAAGTCTCACTACGCCgctatcatcatcgagcatacaaAATCCGCTCACGATCATGCAATCACTAAGAATAGCAGATTGCACAATATTAAAAACCAAATAAGGCAATGGGTAACTCAGTCACATCACACATATTATCTCCGTGGATAAGGCTCAATCGAACGAAGATTGTCTTGTCCTGAAAAATTAATTCCGCCACTCACGTCTGAGAGTCGCCAATGATAGGTCAATGGAGATACAAAAACCGATGTTGCTGTCGACAAGGACCGTCCTCGGCAGCAACCTGAGAAGATGTACACAACACAACACTAAGGATCAACATCGAGCCGAGGTGGATAGCAATCAGAACAACAGAGTAGTACCACGAACGGTACATCAACATAGAGCACACCGCTGAGGATCCACAGCCACCAGCACCACCACAACACCACCACGACATCAACTAGAGTAGATAAGAGCTCAAGCTAACGTCACTACCGTCATTGGTCATGGACCAGAAGCGAACAAAGAGGGGCAGGAGTAGGTTGACAACACTGAGATGACGACACTAACCAAGACTAGGCACTCAACCATGAGCCAACCACCACCACGGACGCACAAGGGTGAGCACGATGACGTGTGTCGCCGTAGGTCACCGAAGCAGGGCACCTAGTAGCTGCCGCCTAGGGTTTTGGCCCAACTGTGCGAACAGACACGTGCCAAAGGGGCCTTGCACAAGTAGCACACATGAGGTCGAGGAGCAAACGAGGAAGCTGCATATTGTCAGTGATGAGgaataaatatttaatatttatatatatttaatagaaaTATGGTATATTCTAAGAACGAGTATCCAATGTACATGTGTCCTTAGTCCGATACGGTAGGTTTCACAACCGCTAAAGGTAAATAATGTATGTGCCGATATTTCAGATAGTTCATCGTATTCTACCTGAAAACCATCTCGAGATTAGGATGGGGTCTTCTAAATATCTAAAAGTAATACAATCTTAGAAGGTTATACTCGGAGTTTTCGAATATGGTACGACTCCTTTGCCCCGACTGTATAAGGAGGGGGAGGTACGTCAAGAGGGGGGAGCCACATCTCTAGAGGGATACTAGAGCTAGATCCGAAACTAGATTGGAGCCCAGGCAAAGCAATCAGATTCCTAGCAAGGAGCCAAACAAGTAATACAGAGAAAGCCTAGACGGATAGAAGCAgagacaacattgatattcacAACAGAGTCATACCACAACGAGATTCATCCAATAAGAACTTTATGATTTAGAACACAAGAGAACTCGCCGAGATTCTTAGGATTAGATCTAGACATATCcctattataattattttttcttgagATTAATTAAGGAGAAATAGGACATAATGCTATTATCTCAAGGGAGGCTTAAACCTATATACagtctcatttttcttcttcaataTGTATAGTTGAGGACCCTATATCCCTACTTTATACAAGTATTTGTATAATCAACTTTACCAACCATCGACAACTGGATACGAGAGTGAGGGAGGTGGATTTGGAAAGGGAGTCATCGGGGTGAGGTGAGATAGGAGAAGGAGTCGAAGTCCTCAAAATAGATAGAGGAGGAGTAGGGTTACGTCACCACCCAGGCTTGCACACGCGCAGTGCATCCCCTGCTAGGATGGGGTGGGCAATTGCATCGTCGCCGCCTTGTTCGTGCGCCCACTCTAGTGGGAGAAAGGACCGaccctcctctctcccttgcGGCTGTGGTGATGGGTCAAGAGGATGAGGAGCTggtgtaggatctaggataccgactagagggaggtgaataaACGGTTTAAAAACTAATTGCCAAGGGATCAATAAAACAtgcaaaaaataattagagataACTAGAGCAAGATACAACAACCGCAACTATGTCGAATAAAGAGAAGGTTTTCAATCCTAGGTTGACATGAAACAATTTAATTTCTAGGAAAGTAAATGGCTTTAAAGGATAACACAAGAGATACAAAGACTTTTAtttcgtggtatcgatgacttACCGGTCACCCCTAATTCATGTTGAGCTGAGTTCAAGTCACTAAATGCTCCTCTATCAAGTCACCTATTCTCACACCGAGATGGACTTGATTTTGAGACAGATTAGAATAATGAATTACTCAATACCTCTTTTCACCAGAGTTGCACTGTACCTTTTCGACAAGGTGTGTACAATACCTTTCACAATCACCACCGAGGCTTCTCCACAATCTTCTTTAAAGGGGTCACCAATTTCACCACCTCCAAGTTGTCTAGGAGTCAGCAAGCTCCAAAACTAACAAATTGATGATACTTTCTTGAAGAATCACTAGTGCAACAAAACTAAAACACTTAACTAAATGCACTAGAATGCTCTCACTCGTCAAAAAGATGCACAAAGGAgcaaaagagaggagagaggactCAAGGTTCGATAGTATGCAATTCAAATGAGTAAGAGAGTCTCCTTGAGCCAACAAGGGGACTATATATAGGCTATATGTCGAAATATAGCCGTTACACAAAGTCTGACATCTCTGAATCCATGTTAGTCAAACCGCAATCTGAGTCCCTAGAGGTCAGACCGCAGTACACCTTGCGGTTAGACCACCATTAGCCTAACGGCTATGTCACCTTGCAGTCAAACCGTCATTAGCCCAACGGCTATGTCAGAGCATTAAACGCTTTGATTCTAAACTTCAGTTGTTTTGGCGGTTAGACCGATCACGAGCCAAAACAGAGACTTCAAACCCTCTGTTCGCTATGACAGTTAGATCGGTAATGTCCACGGTCAAACCATGAGCCAGAACAAAGACTTCAAACTCTCTGTTTGCTATGACAGTTAGGCCAGTACTGTCCACGGTCAAATCGCGAGCCAGAATAGAGACTTCAAACTCTCTGTTCGCTATGGCGGTTAGACCGATAGGcccagtggtcagaccgccatcaTATTACTTGGTTAACCATAGTGACCttgcccgccctcgcgcagatgacggtcagaccgcctgGCACACATAACTCATAGGGCTGGGTTTTTCATTTATCTCTAAATGAATTCATCATTCTAGCATAAAATACAAGTTTGAGCATAGTAACAACTATAGATGATTCAAACAAATGAGCATTAacctctcttaatagtacgacatctAATATTATCAAATCTGATCATTTTCTTTTATAATCACCTTATGactaacaaaagaaaaatgccaTACTTTATGTCTTTGTCTTGAGTTAACCATCATCCGATGCTTTATATGTGCTTCATCTAGCTCATTTATTTTTACGGGAACTAACCTTTTTACATCTCAAACAAACAAATTAGCTCATAAATAAaagttatcattaattatcaaaaacaCAAATTAGGGCTTAGATGCTAGGGCTGGGCTTGGCCGGATTGCTTGGCCTTTGGGCCTAGAAGCGGACTGGTTCAGTCTGGCTcccattttcttctttcttttctttttctttttattttatttctgtCTTTTCTTACAAatcaaaaataaagagaaaaaacCCATAAATAAATAACAAACACCACCGTATAAAGCTCCGTTTGGAACGTTGAATGATGTCAAATTATTTGTTATAAACAAGTCTTAATTTTTGTTCACATTCAGGAACAACTTGTGCGCAGCGTACCTCTGGTATGAATGAAAAGGCAAAAAGGTTAAAAAGTCTGGCGGTGCTGTGGTCAATATGCCACCTCATCCACCTTTCTTCCTTCAGTAAAAAAAATGACTCCATATTTTCCTGTTGATTccattgaagaaacaagaagTAGAATCTTGAAAAGAGGAGGCCATGTGAAACCAGTGTAATACTAGTTTGATTGGCGTGTCTACATCGcgcctatttttttttcatagaatatgacaaaagaagactaaaaaaattagattcaccaatttaggatatctcaatatttatttatgaatttatcaatatttaacacatttatttaattatggggaaaataatattatttttatgtatgcacataattttagcatgtagacaacagtaatacgaaactaacaaaatttgtttcatattttttgagttttatatatttttctttgcattttagattatttcagttgATTTATCAACATAACTAATATTTCTTtcgatattttttaaaatttcctgaaaataaaattatattatatgtgtaaatatacgtatatgtatacgtatatatgtgtatatatatatctatacataAATATATGTGATGCCTACTACTGTAGTAGCTACAGTACCTGAACCATGAGAGCCCTCAAAATCTTGGTtcgataatatatgttatagatttaCAGTTTCTCATGTGTATGGtcaactaaaaataaaaataaaaatcaaattctTCGAAGTTTTCGTTCTTCGTTGGCCTGGGCCCAGTTTCAAAGATCGGTCCGGCCTGACATTGTTTCCAGGCCTCATTGACGTCTAGATTCACAGCCCAGTTCAATGACATTGTTTCCAGGCCGCGATTACGTCTAGATTCAAGGCCCAGTCTAATGACATTGTTTCCAGGCCGCGATGATGTCTAGATTCAAGGCCCAGTCTAATGATGATCCAACCGTTGGTCCAGAATGGACACGTAGGATCGCGCCTCCACCCCTCCCCTCGtcggctggctggctggctcgctctctctctcaggCTCAGGCTCCGCttggcggctcggctcggcccGCGCCTTCCCAAGCACGCCGCCTTGtattcttctccctctcccagtcgtcctcctcccccgcTTCTCCACGGGGCTGGCGTGGAGTAGCGGCGGCTCCATCTCCGGACCCGGGCGATTCCTTCCCCTCTCGGTAAGGAACCCTAGCTTGCTCCGGTGGATTCCCTTGCTCTAGATTAGAGTTTTGGTCTGTTCTCGGGGTCTTCCCTTTCCTTGCCGTGGATGCGAGCAATCGAATCCAAATGTTTCCCCATCTCCATCGAGTTCGTCGCGGGTTTGTTTGCTGCTTGGTACCCTACTAATCAGAGCACCCATCCgttgctcttcttcttttctccagCGCGCGCGAGATCGATTTTTGCTGAGACGCATTCGGGTGTCTTCTACCCGAAGCTAATGCTACTGATAGCAATGTATTTCCCTACAAATTTGGGGAGTTCAACCATCCATGCCCCTCGTGAACTCCTCCCCTGCCCCTGTCCCGTGTAGCCTTTGTTACGATGAATCTAACTCTAGTTGCTGTTGCTGAAGGGGAACCTATGGAGTAGTATGATACAGCCATACAGGCATGATTGAATTATGATTTATACGTGTGTAGCGGTTGCAGTAGTGAGTAGGATAGATGCTTAACTTGGACGATCAGTTACTATATTAGTCTCCTATTTGTCTATGCTTGCTATCGTGAAGGAATTCATGGAGGGCCATACCATTATATTTCCGCTATCCTTGTTCGTCGATACTGCTTGTCTGTTGCCAGTTATCTAACGGATATTTATGCGCTCCAGGGCTCAAGATGATCGGTTCATTCATTACCAGAGCTCTAACGTAAGCAGCAAATGGTGATCGTTTTTTCATTGGTGACGGGACAATGTTTTTTGTCAGACCTGTCATTTGTTTGCTTTTCTCCCCTTGTCTTGCAGACTTGTTCTTGGATATGCGTACCCAGCCTATGACTGCTACAAGATGGTGGAGCTGAACAGACCTGAGGTTGAGCAGTTGCGGTTCTGGTGTCAGTACTGGTTAGTTAAGTGGGCCCTTCTGTTTTAATGTGAACTTGTGTTTGTTTTTCACTACAACTTATAGGTCATGGGTATTTGCAGGATTTTACTTGCAGTTCTCACTGTACTGGAGAGAGTTGGGGATAGTTTCGTATCATGGTAATGCCATGCTCCTTTTGGAGTTTCCATTTTCAGTAACCTCTAAGATGGTTAAAATGAGGGTATAATTTACCAACCTGCTGAAGGTTCTGTTCTTACACAGGTTACCGATGTATAGTGAAGCAAAGCTTGCATTTATCGTGTACTTGTGGTACCCCAAGACACGTGTATGGTACTCTGTCATTTTTAATTGTTAAGAAATAATTTTCTTATGGTCTGTTCGTAACAAAGGCTGATTTCAGGGGACTGCCTATGTGTATGAGTCATTCTTCAAGCCATACATTGCAAAACATGAAACTGAGATTGATCGAAATCTGCTTGAGTTGAGGACAAGAGCTGGTGACATGGCAGTTCTTTACTTCCAGAGGGTTGCAAACTATGCTCAGACAAGGACCTATGAAATCTTGCAGTATATTGCCTCACAGTCACAGACTCAAAGACCTCGCCCTCAGGTATTGCTTCCTTGCCATTTCTTTCTGCTGTTATATCTATTTTTAGCCGGAGGAGCTGTAACTCTTGCTACTTAGCTAATGTATGTATTCCCTTCTCATTTTCTTGCACGAGTAACTTCGTATTTTTTACAGATATAATGGTGTTAGTAAGGTTTTCTTGAGTTTGAGCTCAGATGTTTTAGTCTCACCATATTACTTGGAATTTGGCATACTTTTCCACAAACATTCTCATATATTGAAGTTATAAAAGCCACTTGTATCCATTTCCTCCAATATTTTTTCGTACCCAATTCATGTTGCTGGTGCATCTAATTGCTGATGGAGGGTAGAAGAGAGGCATGGCATACAGTGTCAGCATATTTGATTTAATCTGCTAGAGCCcgtttcacttttttttaataGCCATAAGTTCATTCAGAATTTCTAAGACATGCTGATGTTTGTAAAACATTTAAATTGATATTCCAGTAAATTTGACAGAAATAACTAATTGTCAAGTCGTCATGCATGCCTTTTTCCCAGAAATTTCTCCACATGTCATGTTTACTGTTAGGTTTCCTATATTTCCATGATGCTTAACTAATTTATTGAACGAATGCTAATTATTATGTTCTTACAGTAAGAGTTAACTAATTGCTATTTTTTGGGtaagaaaaaaattgtattaCTAAGCTAACTGATCATTCATTGAGGAAAGTTTTGACATATGCATATCTCAGTGTGGATTTTTCATCTTTAGTGCTTGAAGAATTTATGCTACTCATTGATATATTATTAACTTATTCTGGTCATTGATATTGGCCATTGATCTATTAATGGTTTCTGTTGGTAGATTATGGCTTTTGCTATGGTTTGTGGTCACATtttcttgtgattttttttgttcgCTGCCTCAGCGGTGCCAACCTCCCACCTAATGTCTAATCGCTGAGGCGGCCAAGCCTGCCTAGGCAGTGATTAGGCGCTAGGCGCCACACTGCCACCCCCTAGCCCTTTTTAGAATACTCTTGTTTTGTTGCTGTATGTCCATTACTTTTCTGTACTGTTGTACCTATTGGGAAAAATCTTACACTAAGACCATTTATCCTATCCTATCCTATTGGCCACTTTACTCTCTTAAAATTTTCAGCAGGAGCCTCTCTGACTATAGCTTATTGCATTTCTTTGCTTCCATGAACATCCTGGAAACCCATTGGTTATTAGATTTTTGGGTTGCATGTTGCAAACTTTAAGAAGAGGATAGCAGACTGCAATATTATTCTTCTCTCAAGAAAACCAATTATTGTTGAGAGGCTGTTTAGGAGCTTTCATGCTATAGGCCTAACTTGTGCAGAAAAGGGGTTTTTCAATTAACCAAAATGAAATTGAATGCTGCCGAATCTAGTTTGTCAGATAGCAGATTCTGTATGGAATTCGTGGCTTCTGTAGTTTGTAGCATGAGGTGATGGAACGTTTCTGAGATTAAAGTAGACATGAGCTAGAGGCATAACCTAACCAAGTGGAATCATAATTCATTTAGGCTGTTAGGTATGACATATCAATTGACATTTTATCCTTGCTGGTGACTAGTCCTGCCCTTGTGTATCTTCTTTAGGTAGATGAATGAATGATTCATTGATGTTTGCTCTCTGCTTTTTTGCTTCTAGCCTTCTAGTATAGTTTGGTCCATgcatatttttgaattttaatcaTGTATTGATATATGAATAATAGTAACATTGTTATCATGTATCATTTCTGGAGTTAGTGACTTAAGAAGCATAAATTATCTCTATTGAATTGTGATATGACTGATATCTGTTTTACCGTTTAATCATGCCATTTTCTGTTCATTCTATTGACAAATGATGTGCCCGTCATGGTTATTCTTGCATTATAACTTGACATATAAGCACGTTGGTGCCTGTACTGGATAAATATTTACCGGTTCCAGGAttaaaatgtttcttttgaattCAACTGATCTTTAGACAAAAGGAGAACCAACAATTTATTTAGGGGTGTGTGTGGCGGCACACTGACTTGTCTTTACCGCTTCTTCCTTTCTTCAGgcacagcaacaacaacaacgtccaccaccaccacggaCCCGGCAGGTGAATCCTGCACCTCCACCTGTTCCCACACCATCGGCGCCTCCACTGCCACAACAGCTCGCCCAAGTTCCTCCGACTCCTCCAAGTCCTCCGATTCCAGTTGCCCCTCCTGGTGCAGTGCCTCCTGTCCAGCCACAGCCACCACCTGTTCCTGAAGCTGTTGCCACCAACGGTCCCCAGAACTCCGAAGCCATGCAGGTCGACCCATCCCGCGCATCGACAAGCAGCGCACTGCCACCACTACCACCTGAGGAGACGCTCATCGAGGAGGCGATTCGGTTGACACGAGGCCGGCTCAGGAGGCGCATGGCTGGAGGATCTGGACCACCACCGAATTAGTCCCCGCCAAGGATCATTTCTCACCACTGTCTCTACGCTGAGTTGGTTCTGGAGCTGGTGCTCCTCTGATAATAGAGGGAATGCTGGATTGGTTATACGGATTTCGATTTCCTTGCACGCATTCCTACTGTATAAACTGGAACCAGTTTCATGTTGCAAATTGTGAATAGACCAAGGAACTGAAGTAGACGATGTGGTGCCCACAGATAAGTTTCACTAGCTAGGAAGGCATTAGGAGATGATTGAGTTTGATCTGTTGCAAACATGAACGAAGTCAGCAGATTTGGCATGTCTAAGTCTGGATACAAATATGGTAAGGTCATCCCGGTCCTTGAACACAGATTGGTCACGAAGACACTACTGACCAAATATGATAAAGCTGTTTTGATACTGTTAGCAACTCGATCTCAGCACCGCCATTAACAAGCATACCAAGAAGTGAAACGATAAGAACCGGTACATGATATAAACAGAATTCGGGAAGGCACCAAAGCAGAGGAATTGAAGAGGATTAGAGGTACATCAGGGGATAACTGGAGGAGAAAgctagaggaggaagatgaatgGTAAAAGGAAAGAGGGATTcgattagtttattttcttcttccatGGCTTCCCGTGTGTGATGCCGTTCCTTCTTGTACTCCACGTCCAGAAAGGCCAGCTTGGACTCGCCGCAGCCCACAGCCTATGTGGTAGCTCACTCCAATGTGCACAGGTTCCTAACATCCCTCCCTTCTTGAGTATCGACTTGTCCCCAAGTCGATGAATTGGAACCGCTTGGGTTCATGTTTACATCAGGAAATAACATGACAAACATACGGATGCGGTGCCTGCTATCTTCTGGCAGAACCACTGCAGGAATCCACAAAGATGCAATCGCCAGACATCTTTCGCTGGATTATTTCCCATGGTCTTGTTCATGGCATATCTCTTATGAGCTTTGCTAATCTTGCATTGCACAAACTCAATAATCAGCAAGGATACACCCTCCTTGTGAACTACAATAAGAGAAACAGCACGGCCCTCCCTTCTCTTGTTATTACATGTAGAAATGCCATGAAGCTTTTGTTGGGGGAAGACGAAGCATCTTTCCTAAACAAGGTGCGGTGAGAGCCTCTTCTAATAAGGatactcaagcttagagaagaagGCGAAAAGGTAGGATAAAACCAAATGTATTGATCGCAAAAAGATCCAGGGATCCTGGCCTGACGGCCATAACCCGGTATTTATATTGCTATCTGAGACGTGCCATACAAGTTATTACTATGTAGCAAGGACATAGGATCGGCCACATTACATAGCTTGGGCCTAGATAAAGTGTTGTTAACTTTgcctagaagatattatctaccatgtGTCGGTGTAGGGACATCAGGTGGCGGTGAACTTGGTCGGTTGCTGAATGCGGCGCGGATCCTGTCTCGTGTGTCAGATTGGTTGCCGAGGTGACCGACacttaatgctggtcactttgTAGCAGGCAAAAGATGATCGATGGACTCCCTCTGGCTGATCTTTATAAAGGCTTGATGACTCCGTATCCCCACATGCTTCGAGGGTGGCCAGCTCTGGAGGCCACAGGCCCCGAGGTAACTCTAGAGCCTAGGGGCTCCAGAGGCTTCACGGGTCTGGGGCCCATGAGCTAACGCCAGCGGAGCTAGGGCCATCGGGGGTCCCTAATAGCGACCCCCAATAGCTTTAAATTATCATAACTTGCAATCCCACTCATAGTATTTGCAGTGCAACGCAATTGATAACAGTGTACTTGGACCAATGAACCGATGATAACATGTAGAGGCTAAGCATTTCATCACCTGAATCCTAATATATCTGTATCATCCTGGCTAGCACAACCTTCCTCGGCTCAACAAGCATGTTCTTCATGGCTGAAGCCGTAAAGTATTTGAGCAGATTCTGAGACAACTCAATTGAAGTACATAGC
Coding sequences:
- the LOC133918254 gene encoding putative HVA22-like protein g, whose product is MIGSFITRALTLVLGYAYPAYDCYKMVELNRPEVEQLRFWCQYWILLAVLTVLERVGDSFVSWLPMYSEAKLAFIVYLWYPKTRGTAYVYESFFKPYIAKHETEIDRNLLELRTRAGDMAVLYFQRVANYAQTRTYEILQYIASQSQTQRPRPQAQQQQQRPPPPRTRQVNPAPPPVPTPSAPPLPQQLAQVPPTPPSPPIPVAPPGAVPPVQPQPPPVPEAVATNGPQNSEAMQVDPSRASTSSALPPLPPEETLIEEAIRLTRGRLRRRMAGGSGPPPN